A window of Akkermansiaceae bacterium contains these coding sequences:
- a CDS encoding lactate/malate dehydrogenase family protein, which yields MKVTIIGGGGRVGSNAAICLQCAGIVSEIQILDANKDLADGEALDLLHGASCLHDQRIYAGDYSRAADSDIFVITAGLRRKPDESRLDLINRNVGLFSQILNSIKTAGMKPCAKVLVVSNPVDILTHLAVSFLGLPSAQVIGLGTMLDTARFRSLIANDLDLAPTQVKALILGEHGDSMIPVWSSATVGGLPLSGVKGCDANYQRQVFERTKKSGAEVISRKGGAGWAVGATIAETVHAIALDKKQLLPVSSLQTGCYGIKDVCLSVPTIVGKGGAEKHIQIELWPKEKQGLQASARALKEMLKNVANA from the coding sequence ATGAAAGTAACCATTATCGGCGGCGGTGGCCGCGTAGGCTCCAATGCAGCGATCTGCCTCCAGTGTGCAGGCATCGTTTCCGAAATCCAGATCCTCGACGCTAACAAGGACCTTGCCGACGGCGAGGCACTCGACCTGCTCCACGGCGCCTCCTGTCTTCACGACCAGCGCATCTACGCAGGCGACTACAGCCGCGCCGCCGACTCGGACATCTTTGTCATCACCGCCGGCCTTCGCCGCAAGCCGGATGAAAGCCGTCTCGACCTGATCAACCGCAACGTCGGTCTCTTTTCCCAGATTCTCAACAGCATCAAGACCGCCGGCATGAAACCCTGCGCCAAGGTGCTCGTTGTCTCCAACCCCGTCGACATCCTGACCCACCTCGCGGTGAGTTTCCTCGGGCTGCCCTCCGCCCAGGTCATCGGGCTCGGCACCATGCTCGACACCGCCCGTTTCCGCTCGCTGATCGCCAACGACCTCGACCTCGCGCCAACGCAGGTGAAAGCCCTCATCCTCGGCGAGCACGGCGACTCGATGATCCCTGTCTGGTCGTCCGCCACCGTCGGCGGCCTGCCACTCTCAGGTGTCAAAGGCTGTGACGCCAACTACCAGCGCCAGGTCTTCGAACGCACCAAGAAATCCGGTGCCGAGGTCATCTCCCGCAAAGGCGGAGCAGGCTGGGCCGTCGGTGCCACCATCGCCGAGACCGTACACGCCATCGCTCTCGACAAGAAGCAACTGCTGCCCGTCTCCAGCCTGCAGACCGGCTGCTACGGCATCAAGGACGTCTGCCTCAGCGTGCCGACCATCGTCGGTAAGGGCGGCGCCGAGAAGCACATCCAGATCGAACTCTGGCCGAAGGAAAAACAAGGTCTGCAAGCCTCTGCCCGCGCCCTCAAGGAGATGCTCAAGAATGTTGCCAACGCCTGA